In one Lolium rigidum isolate FL_2022 chromosome 3, APGP_CSIRO_Lrig_0.1, whole genome shotgun sequence genomic region, the following are encoded:
- the LOC124701898 gene encoding filament-like plant protein 4 isoform X1, whose amino-acid sequence MHTDTLREMDRRSWPWKKKSSDKSSNADVLQNQAEQDDKVPKFVQISPETYAHLTECEQEVKVLDEKVKNLNEEVSALQSEITTKDALVKQHAKVAEEAVSGWEKAEAEASALKVQLETVTLSKLAAEERGAHLDGALKECMKQVRTVKEEGEQKLHDVVFAKTKQWEKIKAELEEKLIEFDHELIRAGAENDALSRSLQERADLLMKIDEEKAQAEAEIEVLKSTIQSGEREINSLKYEVHVVSKELEIRNEEKNMSVRSADVATKQHLEDVKKITKLEAECQRLRGLVRKKLPGPAALAQMKMEVESLGMGRDYGDSRLRRSPAKNSNSFHRPMSPMSPVPDYGFDNLQHMQKENEFLTARLLTMEEETKMVKEALTKRNSELQTSRSMYAKIAGKLRSLEVQMVNGNQRKSPNMDIHFDGVHSQNGSNPPSMTSMSEDGVDDEGSCTESWANALVSELSHIKKDKVAKSSVTEGSNQLEMMDDFLEMERLACLPSETNCHGNTVDKMKINNAEAAMSGLTESNGVKDLQSALPSPGTPSSKQQLSEGSPLLKLQSRISSLLDSESPKNNVGKVLSSIRNILKDIEEEADSMNTTNMVDVADSESLVNQGKRLSIGSKHAMDQEFLEAVLKIQDFVKSLDQEMSKNQGMPSDYDGLCEKIQHFSALVEKVMSNEDVVNDIIMALSCILSETSEIKFTMLRDSTKETDSNNLDYVDKVALLENKVQLVPLKDNICGPCPLIPHSSSDPEMVGPSDAGFDVKMCSPDDYEQLKSEKMNLEVELARCSKMIEDTKCKFSEMEKNLEELTSKLSASENSNSLAETQLKCMVESYKSLESRKNQLESEIEVLQSKIEILTAELSDERQSHQDDLARYKDLEEKMERYENEQSSMHVDEVEDTKTSQEVEIAAAAEKLAECQETMLILGRQLQAMRPPAESIGSSPTRQRMEDFLQDVAVTTEGEHTQKPSGQLDAYQEMLESGNVSPLNGYKTHMTPSDVEGSPFVSTNSSKRPKHRSRSSSSSSIANQLPDKQNRGFSRFFTKGKE is encoded by the exons ATGCATACTG ATACCTTGCGTGAAATGGACCGACGTAGCTGGCCTTGGAAGAAGAAATCATCTGACAAATCCTCAAACGCAGATGTTTTGCAGAATCAAGCAGAACAG GATGATAAAGTTCCGAAATTTGTGCAAATTTCACCTGAAACATATGCACATCTTACTGAATGTGAACAAGAAGTGAAAGTATTAGATGAAAAGGTGAAGAACTTGAATGAGGAAGTGTCTGCATTGCAATCTGAGATCACTACCAAAGATGCCCTTGTGAAACAGCATGCTAAAGTTGCTGAAGAAGCTGTATCAG GTTGGGAGAAAGCTGAAGCGGAAGCCTCAGCACTGAAAGTTCAGCTTGAAACTGTTACGTTGTCTAAGCTAGCAGCTGAGGAAAGAGGTGCCCATCTGGATGGTGCTCTAAAAGAATGCATGAAGCAAGTAAGAACTGTGAAGGAAGAAGGCGAGCAGAAGCTACATGATGTAGTCTTCGCGAAAACCAAACAGTGGGAGAAGATAAAGGCCGAGTTGGAAGAAAAGTTGATTGAATTTGATCATGAGCTCATCAGGGCTGGTGCCGAgaatgatgcactctcaagatCACTCCAAGAGCGGGCAGATTTATTGATGAAAATTGATGAGGAAAAGGCTCAGGCAGAAGCTGAAATTGAAGTCTTGAAAAGCACGATTCAGTCAGGTGAAAGGGAAATAAATTCGCTGAAGTATGAAGTGCATGTTGTCTCCAAAGAGCTTGAAATCCGCAATGAAGAAAAGAACATGAGTGTGCGCTCAGCTGATGTAGCAACTAAGCAGCACCTGGAGGATGTTAAGAAAATAACAAAACTGGAAGCTGAATGCCAAAGATTGCGTGGTCTTGTTCGGAAAAAGTTACCAGGCCCCGCTGCATTAGCTCAGATGAAAATGGAAGTGGAGAGCCTGGGAATGGGCAGAGATTATGGAGACAGCAGATTGCGACGATCCCCGGCAAAGAATTCTAATAGCTTTCATCGTCCTATGTCCCCTATGTCTCCAGTTCCTGATTATGGTTTTGATAACCTACAGCACATGCAGAAAGAGAATGAGTTTCTGACTGCACGTTTGTTAACTATGGAAGAAGAAACTAAGATGGTCAAAGAGGCATTGACAAAACGGAACAGTGAGCTACAAACTTCAAGAAGCATGTACGCTAAGATAGCAGGCAAGCTACGCAGCTTGGAAGTTCAAATGGTGAATGGTAACCAACGTAAGAGTCCAAACATGGATATCCACTTTGATGGTGTACATAGCCAAAATGGAAGTAATCCACCTAGCATGACATCCATGTCCGAAGATGGTGTTGATGATGAAGGCAGTTGTACTGAGTCTTGGGCCAATGCTCTGGTATCTGAGCTCTCCCACATCAAGAAAGACAAAGTAGCTAAGAGCAGTGTCACTGAAGGTTCCAACCAGTTGGAAATGATGGATGACTTCCTAGAGATGGAGAGATTAGCTTGTTTGCCTTCTGAAACTAACTGCCATGGCAATACTGttgacaaaatgaaaataaacaaTGCTGAGGCTGCTATGTCTGGTCTTACTGAGAGTAATGGTGTTAAAGATTTGCAGTCAGCTTTACCATCACCAGGAACTCCATCTAGTAAACAGCAGCTGTCTGAGGGTTCTCCACTCTTGAAATTGCAGTCCAGAATATCTTCCTTGCTGGACTCTGAATCACCTAAGAACAATGTTGGGAAGGTACTAAGCAGTATCAGAAATATTCTGaaggatattgaagaagaggcagATTCTATGAATACAACCAACATGGTTGATGTTGCTGACAGTGAATCATTAGTGAACCAAGGCAAGAGGTTGAGCATTGGGAGTAAACATGCCATGGATCAAGAATTTTTAGAGGCCGTCTTGAAGATTCAGGACTTTGTGAAGTCACTTGATCAAGAAATGTCTAAGAACCAAGGGATGCCTTCTGATTATGATGGGCTATGCGAGAAAATACAGCACTTCTCTGCACTGGTTGAGAAAGTTATGTCAAACGAAGATGTCGTAAATGACATCATTATGGCACTCTCTTGTATCTTGTCAGAAACTAGTGAGATCAAGTTCACAATGTTGAGAGACAGCACCAAGGAAACAGACAGTAACAATTTGGATTATGTTGACAAAGTGGCACTACTTGAAAACAAAGTGCAGCTTGTACCACTGAAAGATAACATTTGTGGCCCTtgcccacttattcctcactcatCTTCTGATCCTGAGATGGTGGGTCCTAGTGATGCCGGATTCGATGTGAAGATGTGTTCCCCGGATGACTACGAGCAACTTAAATCCGAGAAGATGAATCTGGAGGTAGAATTAGCGAGGTGCAGCAAAATGATAGAAGATACAAAGTGTAAGTTTAGTGAGATGGAGAAAAATCTGGAAGAGCTTACATCCAAGTTGTCTGCCAGTGAGAATTCAAACAGCTTGGCTGAGACACAATTGAAATGTATGGTTGAATCCTACAAGTCGCTTGAATCAAGGAAAAATCAGTTAGAAAGCGAAATAGAAGTGTTGCAGTCCAAAATAGAGATTTTAACAGCTGAACTCAGTGATGAAAGACAGAGTCATCAGGATGACTTAGCCAGATACAAAGATCTCGAAGAGAAGATGGAAAG ATATGAGAATGAGCAGAGTTCAATGCATGTGGACGAGGTTGAAGATACCAAAACGAGCCAG GAGGTAGAAATAGCGGCTGCAGCAGAAAAGCTTGCAGAGTGCCAGGAGACCATGTTGATTCTTGGTCGCCAACTGCAAGCTATGCGTCCTCCAGCAGAGTCGATAGGTTCCTCACCAACCCGGCAACGAATGGAAGACTTCTTGCAGGACGTTGCAGTAACAACCGAAGGTGAGCATACCCAGAAACCATCAGGTCAGCTTGATGCATATCAGGAAATGCTTGAGTCAGGGAACGTATCTCCCCTCAACGGATACAAGACACACATGACCCCTTCTGATGTGGAGGGAAGTCCTTTTGTCTCAACGAACAGTTCCAAGCGTCCGAAGCACAGATCgagatcttcatcttcttcctcgattGCTAACCAGTTGCCTGACAAACAAAACCGgggcttcagccggttcttcaccAAGGGCAAAGAGTGA
- the LOC124701898 gene encoding filament-like plant protein 4 isoform X2: MDRRSWPWKKKSSDKSSNADVLQNQAEQDDKVPKFVQISPETYAHLTECEQEVKVLDEKVKNLNEEVSALQSEITTKDALVKQHAKVAEEAVSGWEKAEAEASALKVQLETVTLSKLAAEERGAHLDGALKECMKQVRTVKEEGEQKLHDVVFAKTKQWEKIKAELEEKLIEFDHELIRAGAENDALSRSLQERADLLMKIDEEKAQAEAEIEVLKSTIQSGEREINSLKYEVHVVSKELEIRNEEKNMSVRSADVATKQHLEDVKKITKLEAECQRLRGLVRKKLPGPAALAQMKMEVESLGMGRDYGDSRLRRSPAKNSNSFHRPMSPMSPVPDYGFDNLQHMQKENEFLTARLLTMEEETKMVKEALTKRNSELQTSRSMYAKIAGKLRSLEVQMVNGNQRKSPNMDIHFDGVHSQNGSNPPSMTSMSEDGVDDEGSCTESWANALVSELSHIKKDKVAKSSVTEGSNQLEMMDDFLEMERLACLPSETNCHGNTVDKMKINNAEAAMSGLTESNGVKDLQSALPSPGTPSSKQQLSEGSPLLKLQSRISSLLDSESPKNNVGKVLSSIRNILKDIEEEADSMNTTNMVDVADSESLVNQGKRLSIGSKHAMDQEFLEAVLKIQDFVKSLDQEMSKNQGMPSDYDGLCEKIQHFSALVEKVMSNEDVVNDIIMALSCILSETSEIKFTMLRDSTKETDSNNLDYVDKVALLENKVQLVPLKDNICGPCPLIPHSSSDPEMVGPSDAGFDVKMCSPDDYEQLKSEKMNLEVELARCSKMIEDTKCKFSEMEKNLEELTSKLSASENSNSLAETQLKCMVESYKSLESRKNQLESEIEVLQSKIEILTAELSDERQSHQDDLARYKDLEEKMERYENEQSSMHVDEVEDTKTSQEVEIAAAAEKLAECQETMLILGRQLQAMRPPAESIGSSPTRQRMEDFLQDVAVTTEGEHTQKPSGQLDAYQEMLESGNVSPLNGYKTHMTPSDVEGSPFVSTNSSKRPKHRSRSSSSSSIANQLPDKQNRGFSRFFTKGKE; the protein is encoded by the exons ATGGACCGACGTAGCTGGCCTTGGAAGAAGAAATCATCTGACAAATCCTCAAACGCAGATGTTTTGCAGAATCAAGCAGAACAG GATGATAAAGTTCCGAAATTTGTGCAAATTTCACCTGAAACATATGCACATCTTACTGAATGTGAACAAGAAGTGAAAGTATTAGATGAAAAGGTGAAGAACTTGAATGAGGAAGTGTCTGCATTGCAATCTGAGATCACTACCAAAGATGCCCTTGTGAAACAGCATGCTAAAGTTGCTGAAGAAGCTGTATCAG GTTGGGAGAAAGCTGAAGCGGAAGCCTCAGCACTGAAAGTTCAGCTTGAAACTGTTACGTTGTCTAAGCTAGCAGCTGAGGAAAGAGGTGCCCATCTGGATGGTGCTCTAAAAGAATGCATGAAGCAAGTAAGAACTGTGAAGGAAGAAGGCGAGCAGAAGCTACATGATGTAGTCTTCGCGAAAACCAAACAGTGGGAGAAGATAAAGGCCGAGTTGGAAGAAAAGTTGATTGAATTTGATCATGAGCTCATCAGGGCTGGTGCCGAgaatgatgcactctcaagatCACTCCAAGAGCGGGCAGATTTATTGATGAAAATTGATGAGGAAAAGGCTCAGGCAGAAGCTGAAATTGAAGTCTTGAAAAGCACGATTCAGTCAGGTGAAAGGGAAATAAATTCGCTGAAGTATGAAGTGCATGTTGTCTCCAAAGAGCTTGAAATCCGCAATGAAGAAAAGAACATGAGTGTGCGCTCAGCTGATGTAGCAACTAAGCAGCACCTGGAGGATGTTAAGAAAATAACAAAACTGGAAGCTGAATGCCAAAGATTGCGTGGTCTTGTTCGGAAAAAGTTACCAGGCCCCGCTGCATTAGCTCAGATGAAAATGGAAGTGGAGAGCCTGGGAATGGGCAGAGATTATGGAGACAGCAGATTGCGACGATCCCCGGCAAAGAATTCTAATAGCTTTCATCGTCCTATGTCCCCTATGTCTCCAGTTCCTGATTATGGTTTTGATAACCTACAGCACATGCAGAAAGAGAATGAGTTTCTGACTGCACGTTTGTTAACTATGGAAGAAGAAACTAAGATGGTCAAAGAGGCATTGACAAAACGGAACAGTGAGCTACAAACTTCAAGAAGCATGTACGCTAAGATAGCAGGCAAGCTACGCAGCTTGGAAGTTCAAATGGTGAATGGTAACCAACGTAAGAGTCCAAACATGGATATCCACTTTGATGGTGTACATAGCCAAAATGGAAGTAATCCACCTAGCATGACATCCATGTCCGAAGATGGTGTTGATGATGAAGGCAGTTGTACTGAGTCTTGGGCCAATGCTCTGGTATCTGAGCTCTCCCACATCAAGAAAGACAAAGTAGCTAAGAGCAGTGTCACTGAAGGTTCCAACCAGTTGGAAATGATGGATGACTTCCTAGAGATGGAGAGATTAGCTTGTTTGCCTTCTGAAACTAACTGCCATGGCAATACTGttgacaaaatgaaaataaacaaTGCTGAGGCTGCTATGTCTGGTCTTACTGAGAGTAATGGTGTTAAAGATTTGCAGTCAGCTTTACCATCACCAGGAACTCCATCTAGTAAACAGCAGCTGTCTGAGGGTTCTCCACTCTTGAAATTGCAGTCCAGAATATCTTCCTTGCTGGACTCTGAATCACCTAAGAACAATGTTGGGAAGGTACTAAGCAGTATCAGAAATATTCTGaaggatattgaagaagaggcagATTCTATGAATACAACCAACATGGTTGATGTTGCTGACAGTGAATCATTAGTGAACCAAGGCAAGAGGTTGAGCATTGGGAGTAAACATGCCATGGATCAAGAATTTTTAGAGGCCGTCTTGAAGATTCAGGACTTTGTGAAGTCACTTGATCAAGAAATGTCTAAGAACCAAGGGATGCCTTCTGATTATGATGGGCTATGCGAGAAAATACAGCACTTCTCTGCACTGGTTGAGAAAGTTATGTCAAACGAAGATGTCGTAAATGACATCATTATGGCACTCTCTTGTATCTTGTCAGAAACTAGTGAGATCAAGTTCACAATGTTGAGAGACAGCACCAAGGAAACAGACAGTAACAATTTGGATTATGTTGACAAAGTGGCACTACTTGAAAACAAAGTGCAGCTTGTACCACTGAAAGATAACATTTGTGGCCCTtgcccacttattcctcactcatCTTCTGATCCTGAGATGGTGGGTCCTAGTGATGCCGGATTCGATGTGAAGATGTGTTCCCCGGATGACTACGAGCAACTTAAATCCGAGAAGATGAATCTGGAGGTAGAATTAGCGAGGTGCAGCAAAATGATAGAAGATACAAAGTGTAAGTTTAGTGAGATGGAGAAAAATCTGGAAGAGCTTACATCCAAGTTGTCTGCCAGTGAGAATTCAAACAGCTTGGCTGAGACACAATTGAAATGTATGGTTGAATCCTACAAGTCGCTTGAATCAAGGAAAAATCAGTTAGAAAGCGAAATAGAAGTGTTGCAGTCCAAAATAGAGATTTTAACAGCTGAACTCAGTGATGAAAGACAGAGTCATCAGGATGACTTAGCCAGATACAAAGATCTCGAAGAGAAGATGGAAAG ATATGAGAATGAGCAGAGTTCAATGCATGTGGACGAGGTTGAAGATACCAAAACGAGCCAG GAGGTAGAAATAGCGGCTGCAGCAGAAAAGCTTGCAGAGTGCCAGGAGACCATGTTGATTCTTGGTCGCCAACTGCAAGCTATGCGTCCTCCAGCAGAGTCGATAGGTTCCTCACCAACCCGGCAACGAATGGAAGACTTCTTGCAGGACGTTGCAGTAACAACCGAAGGTGAGCATACCCAGAAACCATCAGGTCAGCTTGATGCATATCAGGAAATGCTTGAGTCAGGGAACGTATCTCCCCTCAACGGATACAAGACACACATGACCCCTTCTGATGTGGAGGGAAGTCCTTTTGTCTCAACGAACAGTTCCAAGCGTCCGAAGCACAGATCgagatcttcatcttcttcctcgattGCTAACCAGTTGCCTGACAAACAAAACCGgggcttcagccggttcttcaccAAGGGCAAAGAGTGA